Part of the Bryobacteraceae bacterium genome is shown below.
CCGGATCAGGAATTGAGCGAGTCCGCGCTCATCGCATTCCTCCAGCAGCGGCTCGGCAAATACAAGATCCCCCGAACGATCCGCTTCCAATCCGACACGCTGCCCAAAACCGGCACCGGCAAGATCCGGAAGATGGTGCTCAAGGAGCAGTTCTGGGCGGGCAAGACCAAGCGCGTCCAGGGTTGATGCATTCGCTCGCGCTCGAGTGCGGTCCGGCGGACCGCGAGTGGCTCCTCGGCGAATTGTACGAGCGCGGAACACTGGGCGTCATTGAGCACGATCTCCCCGGCGGCGCCGCTAGCCTGGAGGCTTTCTTCGAAGCCCCATTCGACACCTTCGAATTCACGCGTTTCGGAGCCCGCTGGGCCGAACGCGCGCCCGACGTCGATTCCTGGCGCGAGCCTTGGGAACCCGTCTGCGTCGGCGAGCGCTTCTTCCTCGTCCCGGACTGGCGCGACGATCCCGCGCCGCGCGGCCGGCTCCGGCTGGCGATCCATGCCCGCCAGGCTTCCGGCTCCGGCTACCACCCGCCCACGCAACTAATGCTCCGTGCCATGGAACAGGTGGTTGGCCGGGGTTCGTTCCTTGATGTCGGCGCAGGTTCGGGCATCCTATGCGACGCGGCGCGGCTGCTCGGCGCAAACCCGGTCTGGGGCTGCGACATCGATCCCGAGGCAGCCGCGGAAGCGCGCGAGAACATTCCTCGCGCGGCCCTGTTCGTCGGGTCCGCCCGTGCCGTGCGAGGCGGCGTTGCCGCAGTGGCCGCCGCCAATCTGAACGCCCAGGCGCTGCTCGCGCTCTCCGCGGACTTGACGCGCGTCCTCGCCCCCGGCGCCGCCCTCATCCTCGGCGGATTCAAACAGCGCAATCTCGATCGCGTCACAGATGCGTTTCGAGCGCTTGCCGTCGCCGGTATCCTCGAAGACGGCGAGTGGCGCTGTGTGATCCTCCGCCGCGCACGGCCGATATAATGGCCGATGCCATGGCTGACACCGCGTTGCTGCTCGATCCCGTCTATCGCAAGCACGATCCGGGTCCCGGACATCCCGAAGCGCCGGCCCGTTACGATGCGGTGACGCGAGCGCTACAGTCCTTCGCGAAGAAGACCGTCGCCGTGGCCAGGCGCGCCGCCACCGAAGACGAAGTCGCCCTCTGCCATTCGCCCCGCTACATCGAAACGGCGAAGCAGGATATCGCCTCCGGCCGCGACAGTCTTTCCACCGGCGATACCTCCGTCACCAAGGCGAGCTGGAGCGTCGCCCTCGATGCAGTCGGAGGCGTGCTCAACGCCGTGGATATGGTGATGGCTGGCCGTGTGCGCCGGGCCTTTTGCGCCGTCCGTCCGCCGGGGCACCACGCCACTGCAGCCCGCGGGATGGGCTTTTGCGTGTTCAACAACATCGCCGTCGCCGCGCGCTACGCCCGCCGCAAGCACAACGTCGAACGCGTCTTGATCGCCGATTGGGACGTGCATCACGGCAACGGCACACAGGACATTTTCTGGAAAGACGGCTCGGTCTTCTTCTTTAGCACCCATCAGCATCCCTGGTATCCTGGCACCGGAATGCACAATGAGCGCGGGGAAGGGAAGGGCGAAGGCGCGACACTGAACTTCCCGTTCCCGGCCGGCTCCGGCCGTGAAGAGATCCTTGGCGTCTTCGAACAGGAACTCGTCAGCGCCGCGGACCGATTCCGCCCGGACCTCGTGCTGCTCTCCGCCGGGTTTGATTCCCGCATCGGCGATCCTCTCGGGCGCTTCCAACTAACCGACGGCGACTTCCGTTCGCTCACCCGAGTGATGCTCGACATCGCCGAGAAGCACGCCGGTGGCCGGCTCGTTAGCCTGCTCGAAGGCGGCTACAGCCTGGAAGGCCTGATGGCCGGAGTCACCGCGCACGTCGGCGAACTTCTCTCGGCCTGATCGCCGGTAAGTCCGGCATACTCATCGCATCTCAAGAATCCGGAGGCCTCCGATGCGATTTACGGACACGCCGACTTTGGCGCGGCTGCGCCAGCTCGGCGAAATGATGGTTGGCGCCGGCGCCGTGTTTACGGGCCGCCTTCCTTTCCTACGAACTGAATACCGGACCTTACGGCAGTACAGCGCCGGCCGAGGCCGCCGAGCGCCATCGCCGCGAGGTCTACGACATTGGGGCCCGACGCACGGAACTGATCGGCGGGATCAGGCAAACGTCCCGGAAGTATCGCAGCCCCGTACCGATTCCGCGGCCCGGTCTCGAGCGAGCCGATGTCGCGAAGCGTCTCCTGGTTACGCGCCAGCAACTCAGCGACGCTCCGGTCTGGCCCCGCTCCAGAATCCCGCCCTTGCCTACCTGCGCGGCGACCGCCGCCGTTTGATCGTTCAACCGGCCGCGTCCGTCCGCGCCGGCGCGGGTTCGCGGCCCGCCAGCACCGCGTCGATCGCCCGTGCCGCATACCGGTCCTTCACGCGCGCCGGGTACACCGAATCGTCGATCGCGCCGACGTAGCGCACCTCCCCGGACCGGTCCAGCACCACCGCCGTCGGCGTGAATTTCGCCTCCAGCGCGTCGGCGAGGCGCTGGTCCGCGTCCACATAAACCGGAAACGAGAATCGCGACGCGACGGCGTGCCGGGCGATCTCGGCTGGGGGCTCACGGTAGTTCGAATAAACAAACAGCACCCGCACGCCGCGTGGTTCCTGCTCGCGGCGCAGTGCCTCGAAGCGATCGTGGTAGTCGTTGGAAATCGGGCAGACCGTGGAAATGAAGATCACCACGGTGGCCGGAGCGCCCGAAAGTTCGAATCGCGCCGTTTCACCAGCGGGAGTCCGGAGTTCGATAGGCCCGCTCAGCGCGGCGGCGAACGCCAGAATCGCCGGCGTCACCGGTTCGCGGCTTTTTCGTCCGCTTTGGCCGGTTCGAGCTTCAGGTTGATCACCGCTTCCTTCCGCGAGTCAAAAACGCTCAGCGTCTTGTCCGGGCTTTCCTGGTTGCGATGCTTGGCGCGAAGCTCGTAGTCGACGTTCGTCGATAGGCCGTGAAACTGGTAGCGCCCGTCGCTCTTGGTGATGAACGAGCGGACTCGAAGGCTCTTGGTGTCCTTCAACTGGACGATCGCCCCCTCCACCGCATCGTCGCGGTCGTTGCGAACCACGCCGATTACGGACCGCGTGTTCTCGTCCTCGCCCTTCTTGTTCTTGTCGCCCTTGAAGAATCCCGGGTCTCTGCGGCCTCCGGGCGCCGGCTGTGGATTGGACTGCTGCGCGGCCGCGCTCAGCGAGAGCGCGAGAATGGCGGCGATCGAAAAGGCAATTCGTCTCATTGGCGGTCTCCGAACCCAATTATACCGGCATCGTGCGCGGCGGCGTCCGCGCGCGCTAGGCTGAGAGATCATGCGCACGCTGACTTTGACGTCGCTCGCCCTGCTCATGGGTACGAGCGCTCTCTCCGCCGCCGAAGTGAAGAAAAGCACCGTCCCGGCCACGGTCGAAATGCGGAATCTGTTGAGCGATTCCCTCGGCGCCGCACGCAACATCGCCGTGATCGTCCCGCCGGACTACGCCACCTCAACCGCCCGCTACCCCGTCCTCTACTTGCTCCACGGCTACGGTGACGATCACACCGCCTGGTCCTACATGACCAACCTCACCCACTACGCCGCGGACCGCAATGTCATCGTCGTCATGCCCGACGGCGGCGTCAGCTTCTACGTGAACGCCGCTGGCGACGAGAAAGCGAAGTTCGAAGACTTCATCGTCAAGGACCTGATCGCTTTCGCCGATTCCAACTACCGGACCATCCCGCTCCCCCGCGCTCGCGCCATCGCCGGTCTCTCCATGGGCGGCTACGGCGCCGCCTACCTCGGCTTGAAACACACCCGCCGCTACTCCGCCATCGGCGCCTTCTCCGGCGCGATCGCCTACGCCCGGCGCAAGGGCGCCGTCGGTTCCGGCGAGGCCGCTCAGCGCCGGCTTGCTGAAATGCTGCGCATCATGGGCGAGCCCGGCTCTCCCGCCCGCGCCGAACGCGACCCATTCACCTTCGTCGACAAGCTTGATCCCGCAACCGCCCCGCTCATCTACATCGCTTGCGGCGGACAGGATTTCCTCGTCGAGGACAACCGGGCCTTCGTCAAGGCTCTCGCCGCGAAGAAGATCCCCTACGAGTACCGGGAGGTCTCGCCGCGCGCCCACTCCTGGGATTTCTGGGACGATCAGATCCGGATCTTCCTCGACCTCCTCGCTCAAAAACCCGGCTGGAGCGTACGCTAACCCCACGCTAACCCCGAAACATTCAGATTCACGATTGTTTCGCATGGACTTCATAGTACTGTCACGCGCCGGGCGTAACACTGTAGGTGAGGGAAGCGCTGTGATCACCGGAGTGCTCAGCTACATCAACGCGGGGGACCACTTCCTCATGCGTCGCGTGCACGGCTGGCGGGCCCCGCGCTGGATTCGCCTTTGGATGATCTGCGCCACTCGCGGAGGAGATGGGTGGCTCTGGTATCTGCTTGGCGCCATCCTGCTGCTGGTCGGCGGTGACCACCGCTTCGCTGCGGTCGGCGCGTCCACCATGGCCGCCGCGGTGGGCATCGGAGTGTTTCTTTCACTCAAGCGGCTCACCGGCCGAAAGCGGCCCTGCGCCATTGAGCCCCACTGCTGGGCGACGCTCCTGCCCCCGGACCGTTTCTCGTTTCCTTCCGGCCACACCATCACGGCTTTCGCGGTCATCGTTCCCGTGAGTCTCTACTATCCGGACCTGTTTTGGGGGCTGTTCTTCGTCGCCTTGAGTGTCGCCGTCTCCCGCGTGCTCCTCGGCATGCACTTTCTCAGCGACGTGCTCGCGGGCGCTGTACTCGGTGCGGGACTCGGGTACGCCGCCTATCGCCTGGTTGTGGGCTAACCTGTCTTTCGCAGTTCGCGGCATCTGCGATGGGCAAGTCCTTCAGAATCAGTAGGGGTGCCTCGAAGGTCTCCACCACAGAGGCGGTTGTTCGGAGAAGGCTGGAGGGGCAATTAGGCGGCAGTGAGCTTGGCCAAGCGCTCAAAACGGAAGTGGTCGCGGATGTTGTAGCGGAAGAATCGGCCCTTCGATTCGGCCACCAGAAAGGCCTGATAATTGACGGCTGGGAACTCGAAGTAACGGTAGACCTGCCCGGTGTCCCGGAATCGCAGATACAGGATCTGCTCGACCTGATCATAGGCAGCCGCGGAAAGCATCCTCGATTCCAGCGCGGCCCAACTCATACCGCTGCCTGGTTCGCGGCGCCGACGGGCACTTGGGACTTGATGCGCGGCGGCGGCTGAGGCGGGAGTGTGATGCGAATCTGATCCAGCAGGGCCTGCACGTCCGGTTCCGGCTGGGTGTGACGCGGCAGCACCAGCCAGCGCCTATCGAGCATGGGGATCCACACATCGACCATTTGCACCGTGGCGAGTTTTTCCAGTACCGCCCCCGGCGTCAGACCGGGCGCATGAATCAGCAACCGATTCTTCAGCGTCACCTGGAGGCAGTAAGCAAGGAACGCGATGAGCACATGCGCATCGGCGCGATGCTCGAGTTGATGATAGATCGGCCGAATACCAAGTTCACTTTTCAGGGAACGGAACACGCTCTCAATCTGCGTCAGTTGCACATATCGCGCCCACAGCACCGCCGGGTCTTCTGCGGTGAGGTTGCTGCGCAGGAGATAGTGGCCGTCGCGCTGTTGGGCGGCCTGGAGTTTCTCCTTGTCGGTGTGAAACCGGAACGTCGCGCGCGTGACCTCCTCATCCTTGCCCGGAAGCTGGATCTTGACGAAGCCAAAGGCGCGGCCTGCTTCTTTCTTCGCCGCCCCAAGGCGCAGCAGCAGTTGATCGCGTTTCGGCAAACTCCTGCGCATCGCGCGCAGCTTGCGCAACAAACGCGCCAGACGCTTGCGCCGCATGGCGATCTCCTTGGCCTGCCGGCCGCTGCTTTTGCCAGCACATACAGTTCGCCTTCGTGCTGGTACAGCTTCACCTCCACCGAATCGCGCACCTTCTGCCACGGTAGATCCAGCCATTTCTTTTCGTGCTGCGCGATCCGGCCTTTGGGGGTGCCCACCAGATAGAACGTCTCCCGCTCCGGCTCGCGCATTTCTTTGAGAATGGCTTCGCTCGGTATGCCGCGGTCCATCACCCACACCCGGCGCGCTTTGCCGTACGTAGTTTCGATTTGCCGGAGAAAATCGCGGAGCGTGGAACTGTCGGCGGTGTTGCCGTTCATCACTTCATAGGCCAGCGGGAAGCCGTCTGGGGTCACCACCAGCGCGATCACCAGTTGCACACAGTCGGGCCGTCCATCCCGGCTGTAGCCGCGCCGCGCCTTGGGGTTCTGTTCCATCTCGCCCTCGAAGTACGTGCTCGTCAGATCGTAGAGCAGCACTTCGAAATCGGCTCCAAACAGATCGGCCCATTTCTGCTTCAGATAGACGAACAGTTCCCGCTTATGCGCGAGCACACGATCCAGACACCGGTACAGCCGATCCTTCTCGGCCACTTCAAAGCCCGTCTCCAGCAACTCATCCATCGCCGAATTGAGATACCAATGCCGATGGACCCGGAACTCGC
Proteins encoded:
- a CDS encoding 50S ribosomal protein L11 methyltransferase; the protein is MHSLALECGPADREWLLGELYERGTLGVIEHDLPGGAASLEAFFEAPFDTFEFTRFGARWAERAPDVDSWREPWEPVCVGERFFLVPDWRDDPAPRGRLRLAIHARQASGSGYHPPTQLMLRAMEQVVGRGSFLDVGAGSGILCDAARLLGANPVWGCDIDPEAAAEARENIPRAALFVGSARAVRGGVAAVAAANLNAQALLALSADLTRVLAPGAALILGGFKQRNLDRVTDAFRALAVAGILEDGEWRCVILRRARPI
- a CDS encoding histone deacetylase, which produces MADTALLLDPVYRKHDPGPGHPEAPARYDAVTRALQSFAKKTVAVARRAATEDEVALCHSPRYIETAKQDIASGRDSLSTGDTSVTKASWSVALDAVGGVLNAVDMVMAGRVRRAFCAVRPPGHHATAARGMGFCVFNNIAVAARYARRKHNVERVLIADWDVHHGNGTQDIFWKDGSVFFFSTHQHPWYPGTGMHNERGEGKGEGATLNFPFPAGSGREEILGVFEQELVSAADRFRPDLVLLSAGFDSRIGDPLGRFQLTDGDFRSLTRVMLDIAEKHAGGRLVSLLEGGYSLEGLMAGVTAHVGELLSA
- a CDS encoding redoxin family protein codes for the protein MTPAILAFAAALSGPIELRTPAGETARFELSGAPATVVIFISTVCPISNDYHDRFEALRREQEPRGVRVLFVYSNYREPPAEIARHAVASRFSFPVYVDADQRLADALEAKFTPTAVVLDRSGEVRYVGAIDDSVYPARVKDRYAARAIDAVLAGREPAPARTDAAG
- a CDS encoding carboxypeptidase-like regulatory domain-containing protein yields the protein MRRIAFSIAAILALSLSAAAQQSNPQPAPGGRRDPGFFKGDKNKKGEDENTRSVIGVVRNDRDDAVEGAIVQLKDTKSLRVRSFITKSDGRYQFHGLSTNVDYELRAKHRNQESPDKTLSVFDSRKEAVINLKLEPAKADEKAANR
- a CDS encoding alpha/beta hydrolase family protein translates to MRTLTLTSLALLMGTSALSAAEVKKSTVPATVEMRNLLSDSLGAARNIAVIVPPDYATSTARYPVLYLLHGYGDDHTAWSYMTNLTHYAADRNVIVVMPDGGVSFYVNAAGDEKAKFEDFIVKDLIAFADSNYRTIPLPRARAIAGLSMGGYGAAYLGLKHTRRYSAIGAFSGAIAYARRKGAVGSGEAAQRRLAEMLRIMGEPGSPARAERDPFTFVDKLDPATAPLIYIACGGQDFLVEDNRAFVKALAAKKIPYEYREVSPRAHSWDFWDDQIRIFLDLLAQKPGWSVR
- a CDS encoding phosphatase PAP2 family protein, whose product is MITGVLSYINAGDHFLMRRVHGWRAPRWIRLWMICATRGGDGWLWYLLGAILLLVGGDHRFAAVGASTMAAAVGIGVFLSLKRLTGRKRPCAIEPHCWATLLPPDRFSFPSGHTITAFAVIVPVSLYYPDLFWGLFFVALSVAVSRVLLGMHFLSDVLAGAVLGAGLGYAAYRLVVG
- a CDS encoding KTSC domain-containing protein; protein product: MLSAAAYDQVEQILYLRFRDTGQVYRYFEFPAVNYQAFLVAESKGRFFRYNIRDHFRFERLAKLTAA